A region of the Mycobacterium sp. NBC_00419 genome:
TGCGTGGGAGCGGGATAAGTCCAGCGCATGGTCATGAAGCCGATCGGCAGCCCGGTGGTGTCCAGCCAGTTGGGCACACCGGGGTCGCGGTGGGCGACGACGTAGCGATAGTGACCGTCCTGGTCGCGGCGGGCCTGAACGCCGTTGAGACTGCTGACGTGGTTGGCGTAGTCGTGCGATTCGCCCCAGAGGTTGGCAAGGTGAAAACCCATGTAGGCCGGTGGCTCGAACACCTCGGTGTCCACGAGCAGTACCTCGTCGGGCCCCAGGTCGTACATGCCGCCGGAGTAGACGTTGGTGCTCTGCCCGCCTCCGGTGGCCAGCGACGCCCCGGCTGGCGCGTTGAAATCGTTGCGCGGCATGAACGTCTGGCCGTCACCGTTGCTGTCGCCGTGCGCCTCCAACACCACGTCGTAGAACGTGTTCCAGAACCTGGTCTGGTTGTCGACGATCTCACCGACGCGGCGCAGAGCGTTCGCCGCTGTCGTGGCATCCAGTGCCGGCGGGTGCGCGCCGATCTTGTCGAGGCGCGCGATCAAAAGTTCGGGGGCCTGCTCGCGCTCCCAATCGTGATACAGCGCTCGCGCAGTGACGAATTCCGCGTGGAAGGTCTTGCCGCTGCGCTGGGACACACGTCGGGTGGAGATGAAATTGCCAGTGAAGTCCACCGGCCGCTCGGGAGCCAGGATGATCTCGAACCGGCCGTCCTCCCCGACCGCCAACTCAGCGGAGTCCAGCTTGCCGGTGTTGCCCCGAACGCCCGGCTGCAACTCGGCCAGGTCGCCGCTGTCACCGGCGTAACCGGTATGGGCTTCGACGATGAGGTATTGCGGCGCAATGGGACCCGACGGCGCCGACGGCCCGCCACCCCAGTGGCGGCTGTCGGCCACCCGGCCGGTGATCCGGTAGGTGAAGCGGCCGTCGATGGGGGCCGAGAGGTACATCGCGTCGGCGTTGTCGATGGTGGCCTTGTCCAGCACCTGGATACTGCGGCGGAAGTAGGGGAACTCGGGGTCACCGAAGAACGCCCGCTCGACCGCCGAGTGCACGAAGCCGAGCAGGTAGCGGTACCCCTCGGCCAGATCGCGCGGCCCGGACTGCGGCGGGGCATGCAACTCCGGCGCCTCGAGGGCATCCCGGGCCCGGCCCAGCCGTTCGATCATGTCATCCCATGCCGCACGCAACTCCCCCGACGGATCAGCCGACACGGTCTGCCTCCCAACCGAACCGATCAAACAGCGGTGCCAGGCGGGTCCGGATCCCGTCGGCTTGGAGTCCGAATTCCTCGAGGCTGTAGGTGTGCCCCGACCGGTACTCGCGGCCCTTCTCGTTGGCCAGCGCCCTGGCCTGCTCGGGCACCATGTCGAGTCCGATCTCGTCGTACAGCCGCCGCATCGTTGCGGCGGGATCGGTCACTAGATCGGCGTAGTTCAGGATCACACTGGGCACCTCCGGATGAGCGTCCAGGACGTCCAGCGGATGTTGGTAGTAGTGATAGGACGACTCGACGAACGACGCGAACGACTCCCGCATGTCGGCCTCCGAACGCTTGCGCGCCGACCAGGCGAACTGCATGAGCTTGAGGAAGCTGGGAATCGTCTCGTACGGATTACGCACCGGAACCACGAATCTGGCGTCCGGGAAGGTGTCGATGAGGCTCTGCACCCTGCCGCAGTGAATCGGCGCCTTCGACAGGTGAATGACGTCAGGGCCGTTGAGGACCAGTTGACGGCGCACACACTCCCGGTAGAACTGCAGGGCCCGCCGGCGCTTGCGGTCGGGCCAGCGGTCGTCGACGTAGTAGAAGTCCAGATGCTGGGCTTGCGGATACTGCAACACCCAGAATCCCGAGGCGCACGACGTCGTCAGCAGGAATTCGTCCTCCTCCGGGGCGAACAACCCGGACTCGTGGACGGTGTTGCTCTTGGCGAACATCCGCGCATCGACGATGTCGAGGCGCTTGCGCAGGTGACCGCCGAGACGCCGATCCCACTGCAGGACGGCCCGCAGCACCTTCTTCTCGATGAGCGAGGGAAAGAACATCTCCCACAACAGCACGTAGGAGAAGCGGGGGTCGTTGGCCATCATCCGGTGCAGATAAGTGGTGCCGCTTCGGGCGTGACCCACCACGAAGACGGGTGTGCGAATCTCGCTGCGGCGCAGAGCCGGAAAGACGATCGGGTCGAGCGCGAACGTCACCGTGTGCAGCACCGCCAGCGCCGGTACGACGAGGCACAGCGTGCGGTACTGCTTACGACGACGCCCGGCGTCGGGTTCCTCGCGGATCAGCCGGACCAGCGTCCACCAGCTGCGCCAGTCGAAATAGAAGACGTTCTTCATGACGTCCCTCAAGAGCGGACCTTGCTGATGACCTCGTCAGCGAATCGTCGCAACCGGGCCAGCTTGTCCTCCAGCGGTTGCCGATCCTCACCCGTGATGTAGGGGTTGCGGAAGCCGACGATGACGTCGGTGACACCCATGTCCGCCAGCCGCTTGCACCCGTCGACGGTGCGGCCGTCGGGGCTGGCTGCGTGAATCTCGAAGGGCTCGTGAGATTTTCCCGCCTCGGCCCGATAGGCCTGCAGTTTGCCCAGGATCGCCGCCAGGACGTCGTTGGGGCCGCCTGCGTGCATCCATCCGTTGGCCTTGGTGGCGGCCCGGCGCAGCGCGGCGTCGGAATGACCACCGATCAGCAATGGGATCGGGGTGGTCGGCACCGGGCAGACCTTCATCGATGGGACGTCATAGAACCGGCCGTGGTGGGAGAAGAACGCCCCGGACTCCAGCCCGCGGAAGACCTCGATCGCCTCGTCGAGCCGGGCGCCCTTATGGGCCGGGTCGACACCGGCCATCAGATAGTCGTCGGGGTAGGGGCTGCTGCCGATGCCGATGCCCAAGCCCAGTCGGTTGCCGGTCAGTGCGGCGACCGAGAACGCCTCCTTTGCGGCGAGTACCGGGGAGCGCACCGGGAACTTCACCACGAAGGTGTTGAACCTGATGCGTTCGGTGAGCGCGCCCAGATAGCCCGCGAGCACGAAGGGTTCGATGAACTCCTTGCCTTCGAGGAAGCTGCGGTCGCCGTCAGCCGTGTAGGGGTAGACCGCGTCGGACCGCTCGGGGTAGCCGATCGAGTCCGGGATCGCGAATCCGTCATAGCCGGCCGCCTCGGCCGCTACCGCGAGTCGCGGCAGGTATTCCGTCCGCGTCATCGAATCCGAGAAGGTGAAGCGCATCAAACCCACTTGTCTACGTCGACGTGTGCCACGATGCGTTTTCCGGACACTTGTTCAGATTAGCGGTGTCCCACGAGCTGGGCAAGGGTCCTATCCCGACGCAATGACGAACCGGCAGGAGCATGAATCCGCACAGATGTCCGGCTCGGCACGCACCGCTTTGCCGACCACCTCGGTGGCCTGCAGTTGGCCGTTGGATGAACACCTCGTCGCTGCCCTGACGCACCGGCGGCCACGCCCAGACAATGGCTCTTGTGAGCACCGGTCTGGTCATGGGCATTACCGCCGTAGTAATGGCGGCCGCCCTCATCGGGCTGCGTTAGCCACCGTTATCGCAGTCTTGGTCAGGTTTGCTGGCTCGGCACCCTAAAATCAACGCCACCGCAGATATCGGTCTGCGCGGATTCGGGGGAAGGCGGGTACTGCGATGTCGACACCCCGGGTCAGCGCGCGATTCGGCGCAGCTGCGTTCGTCGTTGGTTTGTCACTGGCCGGGCCCCAGTCCCTGGGCATCGCCTGGGCCGACGGACCCGACCAAGGTTCCAGCTCCGCCTCGGACGCACCGGCGAAGTCCGGTACCGCGTCGACCGGCCGGTCGGCACGATCGGCCCACACCGGTATAGCGACGTCGCCGAGCGGGGCGGCGAGCACCGCGGCGGCCGGCTCCGGCAGCGCCCAGTCGGCACGCACCACCTCGACGACCGTCAGCGCCCGCACCGTGGTCGGCAGCCTGCCGGCCACCGGCCACACCCGCCGCACGCCGGTCACCGTCACGGCCGTCACCGACCCCACGGCGGACCTGCAATCCGTGGTGACCCGTTTGAGCACCGCACCGGACAGTTCCACGAGCGTCGTCACGATCTCCTCGACTCCGACAGCCGCCGTCGTCGCCGCAACTCCGGACGACATCAATGCCCTGCGGGTGCCGGCCGCCGACGCATCGGCGTCGGCGATCACCGACGTCTTCACGAATCTGCTGAACTCGGTGGGCTCCTTCTTCGAGGGCATCGGACTCCTGGTGCGTCGCACATTCTTCAACCAGGCACCGACCGTCGCACCGGTGCAGACCACCGGCCAGAGCAGTGGAGTGATCAGCGGCAGCCTCAACGCGGTCGATCCCGAGGGCGACCCGATCGTCTACAGCGTGACCCAGAATCCCCACTACGGCAGCGTGACAGTCGATTCCGCAGGCAACTACACCTACACGCCGGGCAGCGGATTCGACGGGGTCGACGCTTTCACCATTGCAGCCGCCGACACTGGTCTTCACATCAACCTGCTGGACCCGCTGCGGTCGGCGAGCACGGGCGCTCTGGTCTCGGTGACGCAGAATGACACCGCAATCCGGGTGGCCTTCAACTTCATCTTCGGCTCAGGTGCGCAGTACTGGTCCAGTGCCGCCCGCGCAGCACTGCAGTCGACGGCGATCTACCTGTCGTCCTACATCAACGCCCCGGCGGCGGTGACCATCACCTACGACGTCACCGGTGAGTATTCGTTCTTCACCTCGACGCTGGCGTCGGCGGGAAGCGACCTCGTCTCTACCGATCCCGGCTTCTACAACACCGTGGTGCAGAAGAAGATCCAGACCGGCGTAGACAGCAACGGCGCGGCCGCCGACGGCCAGATCACCTGGAACTTCAAGTACTCCTGGGCCTTTGGCGATTCGGTGGCCGCCGGCCAGTACGACTTCCAGTCCACCGCGTTGCACGAACTGGTGCACACCCTGGGGTTCCTGTCTGTCATCGACAGCGCCGGCAACAACACCGGCAACAACTGGACCACCTTCGACGGCTTCGTGGTGACATCGACCGGCACGCACCCGATCAACGGCAGCTACAACTGGCTCTCGAGCTACGACTCCAACTTGACCGGCGGCGGCCTGGGCCTGTACTTCGGCGGCACGAACGCGATGGCCGCCAACAACGGCCATCCGGTGCCCCTGTTCACCCCCAACCCGTGGCAATCAGGTAGCTCGATGTCGCATCTGGACGACACGAAGTTCACCGGCTCGAACGCCAAACTGATGAACGCCTCGACCGACACGGGCCTCGGCGTCCGGACGTTGAGCGCCATCGAGATCGGCATTCTCAAGGACCTCGGCTACGACGCGTCCGTTCCGCCCCAGAACGTGGCGCTGTTCGTCATCGGTTTCGTGTTCATCCGGCGCCGCAAGCGCGTCGACAGCCTCGTCTCGCAGTCCTGATGAGCGGCAGCACCCTGGCCTACGAACGCCGGGACGCGGTCGCCGTCGTGTCCATCGACGCGGCTCCGCACAACGCGATGAACCTCGCGTTCATGGACGCATTCGAGCCGCTCGTGACCGACATCGCGGCCGACCCGGGCGTACGTGCTGTCGTCTTGACCGCCGCCGGTGAGCAGAACTTTTCGGTGGGCATGAACCTCAAGGAACTCGTCGCCAATCTGGGTGATCCCGCCAGGGTCGACGCGATCCTCGACCAGCGCCTGCGTGTGCTGGCCGCTGTGGAGAACATGGACAAGCCCTGGATCGCAACACTTTTCGGAAACTGTCTCGGCGGCGGTCTGGAACTCCCCCTGGCCTGTCACTTCCGGCTCGCCGCCGAGGAGGGTGCCCGCATCGGGCTGCCCGAGTTGCACCTCGGTTCGGTGCCGGCGTGGGGTGGGAGCGCACGGCTGGCCCGGCGCATCGGCCGCGACCGGGCCGTCGACCTCATTCTGCGCGCCAAGACGCTGACCGGTCCCCAGGCGCTGGCCCTCGGCCTCGTCAACGAGGTCTGGCCCCTCGCGGAACTCAAAGGCCGCGCCGTCGACCTCGCGCAGGAACTGGCCGCCATGCCGCGCACCGCGGTGGCATCGATTCTTCGCTGCCTGGTGACCGGCGAGGAGAAGACGCTCGAGGAGTCCTTGCGCGACGAGCGCGCCGCCTTCCACGCCACGCTGGGCACTCCCGATATGGCCGAGGGGTTGCAGGCCTTCCTCGAGAAACGTCCGCCGGTGTTCAACCGCGGCTGACTACTCCGTGGGGCTGTTGTTGCTGGGCGGGCAGGACATATCGACATAGACCGTCTGGAACTGCCCGCTGGGCAGCGGGCCCGGCGGGTGAGTGCCAGACGAGAGGGCGGCGACTCAGTCCTCGTCAGCGGTGCCGGATCGCGGACGATTGTCGCCGAACAGCGGTCGGCGCAGCGGCTGATGGCCGTGCACGCCTTCGGCGTAGGCGGTCTCGGCGTGCTGGGTGAAGTCCACGCCGGCCATCTCATCCTCGGGACTGAGCCGAAAGCCCATGATCCGGTCGATCAGCTTGGCCAGACCGAAGGACATCGCGAAGGCGTACGCGGCGACGACCACCATCGCCAGCGCCTGTTTGCCCAGTTGCGCCAAGCCGCCGCCGAAGAACAGCCCTTCGGGACCGCCCGTCATTACCGCGGTGGCCAGGAAACCGATCAGCAGCACACCGACCACGCCACCGACGAAGTGCACGCCGACCACGTCGAGAGAGTCGTCATAGCCGAACCGGAACTTCAGCCCGATCGCGAACGAGCAGACGATGCCGGCTGCGACTCCGACCACGGCGGCGCCGAGGGTGTTCACCGTTCCACAGGACGGGGTGATGGCCACCAGGCCCGCCACGACTCCCGAGGCCGCGCCGAACGTCGTCGGCCTGCCGTCGCGGATCTGCTCAACCGACAACCAGCCCAGCATCCCGAGACATCCCGCCACCAGCGTGTTGAGGAAGATGGCGGCCGCCGCGCCGTTGGCCGCCAGGGCGGACCCGGCGTTGAAACCGAACCATCCGAACCACAGCAACCCGACGCCGAGCAAGACGAACGGGAGATTGTGCGGGCGCATTGCGTCGACTTTGAACCCGATGCGCGGGCCGAGTACCAGCGCCAGGGCCAGCGCCGAGGCCCCGGAGACGATTTCGACCACGAGGCCACCGGCATAGTCGAGGACCCCAAGCTTGAACAACCAGCCGCCGGGGGCCCAGACCCAATGGGCCACAACCGAATACACCAATACCGCCCAGAGCGGGACGAACACCATCCAGGCGGCGAACCTGGCCCGGTCGGCTATCGCACCGCTGACCAGGGCTGCGGTGATGATCGCGAAGCTGAGCTGGAATGTGGCGTAGAGCAGCTCAGGGACCGAGCCGTGGACGGTGTCTGGGCCGATCCCGGCCATCCCGATGTGGGAGAGGTCGCCGATCACGCCGCCGAGGCTGTTGCCGGAGAACGCCAGCGAATAGCCCACGAGCAACCAGGTGACCGTCACCAGTGGGATGGCGATGAAGCTCATCATGATCATGTTGAGCACGCCGGTGGTCCGGACCATGCCGCCGTAGAAGATGGCGAGCCCGGGTGTCATCAAGAGAACCAGTGCGGTGCTGGTCAGCAGCCACGCGGTGGCGGCGGGATCGATCGAATCCAAGTCCGGCTCCTTCGACGGTCCCGACGAGGATGTCGGCGCGGTGTTTCCAACACGCGGCATTCATGTTTCTGCCATGTTTCAGACCGCGCGGGCGATCACCAGCCCATTGAGCCGGGGATGCCCTTGAAGGGGCCGACGACCCGGCTGGTGATCCAGCCTCCGTAGAAGCCGCCGGGCTGCGGAAGCACCGTCTCCCCGTTGACGGTGCAGCGGTCGACCTGGGCGGCCATAACGGCGATCGCGCCCGCGATCGGTTCGAATCCCCGGGTGGGGCTCGGATAGGTCCAGGCGGCCTTCGGTGCGATCGTGGTCTGGCTCACCAGGTCGTAGTAGCGGGCCTGCCCCTTCCATTCACACCACGACGAGCCGGGCGCATCCCGCAACGACCCGTCGGCGAACGCCTCGGGCGGCAGGTAGTAGGTCGGCGGGTGACTGGTCTCCAGCACCCGCCAGCCGCTGTCGGTCGAGGCGATCACCTGGCCGCCGAGTTCGACGGTGATCCTGCCGTCGAACGCCTCCAGCCGGGGCGGCCGGGGGTAATCCCACACCGACTCCTGACCTGTGCCGGGTTTCTCTGGTGTCGGCCGTACGCTCATCACTCGACGATACGAGGACGGGCGGCGTGGCCGAGCAGTGGTGGATGATCCCGGTCGGGATCGCCGCGGCGCTGGTGTTCATCTGGCTGGCGCTCGGGGTGACGCTGTGGATCGCCAAACCCGACGACGTCGGCATCCAGGACATGCTGCGGCTGCTGCCCGACGTGCTGCGCCTGCTCAAACGGCTGGCCACCGATCCGCACCTGCCCCGGCGTATCCGCATCGTGCTGATCGTGTTGCTCGCCTTCATCGCGTCGCCGATCGACCTGATCCCCGACTTCATCCCCGTCCTCGGCTACGCCGACGACGTCATCATCACCGCCCTGGTGTTGCGGTGGGTCTCACGCACCGCGGGGGGCGACGCACTCGCCGAACACTGGCCGGGAACCCCCGACGGCCTGGCGGCGCTGCGCCGGCTGTGCGGGCTGACCGACGCCGCCTGACCAGTCCGG
Encoded here:
- a CDS encoding sulfotransferase family protein, with translation MRDVMKNVFYFDWRSWWTLVRLIREEPDAGRRRKQYRTLCLVVPALAVLHTVTFALDPIVFPALRRSEIRTPVFVVGHARSGTTYLHRMMANDPRFSYVLLWEMFFPSLIEKKVLRAVLQWDRRLGGHLRKRLDIVDARMFAKSNTVHESGLFAPEEDEFLLTTSCASGFWVLQYPQAQHLDFYYVDDRWPDRKRRRALQFYRECVRRQLVLNGPDVIHLSKAPIHCGRVQSLIDTFPDARFVVPVRNPYETIPSFLKLMQFAWSARKRSEADMRESFASFVESSYHYYQHPLDVLDAHPEVPSVILNYADLVTDPAATMRRLYDEIGLDMVPEQARALANEKGREYRSGHTYSLEEFGLQADGIRTRLAPLFDRFGWEADRVG
- a CDS encoding TIGR03619 family F420-dependent LLM class oxidoreductase — its product is MRFTFSDSMTRTEYLPRLAVAAEAAGYDGFAIPDSIGYPERSDAVYPYTADGDRSFLEGKEFIEPFVLAGYLGALTERIRFNTFVVKFPVRSPVLAAKEAFSVAALTGNRLGLGIGIGSSPYPDDYLMAGVDPAHKGARLDEAIEVFRGLESGAFFSHHGRFYDVPSMKVCPVPTTPIPLLIGGHSDAALRRAATKANGWMHAGGPNDVLAAILGKLQAYRAEAGKSHEPFEIHAASPDGRTVDGCKRLADMGVTDVIVGFRNPYITGEDRQPLEDKLARLRRFADEVISKVRS
- a CDS encoding Ig-like domain-containing protein, with protein sequence MSTAPDSSTSVVTISSTPTAAVVAATPDDINALRVPAADASASAITDVFTNLLNSVGSFFEGIGLLVRRTFFNQAPTVAPVQTTGQSSGVISGSLNAVDPEGDPIVYSVTQNPHYGSVTVDSAGNYTYTPGSGFDGVDAFTIAAADTGLHINLLDPLRSASTGALVSVTQNDTAIRVAFNFIFGSGAQYWSSAARAALQSTAIYLSSYINAPAAVTITYDVTGEYSFFTSTLASAGSDLVSTDPGFYNTVVQKKIQTGVDSNGAAADGQITWNFKYSWAFGDSVAAGQYDFQSTALHELVHTLGFLSVIDSAGNNTGNNWTTFDGFVVTSTGTHPINGSYNWLSSYDSNLTGGGLGLYFGGTNAMAANNGHPVPLFTPNPWQSGSSMSHLDDTKFTGSNAKLMNASTDTGLGVRTLSAIEIGILKDLGYDASVPPQNVALFVIGFVFIRRRKRVDSLVSQS
- a CDS encoding enoyl-CoA hydratase/isomerase family protein, coding for MSGSTLAYERRDAVAVVSIDAAPHNAMNLAFMDAFEPLVTDIAADPGVRAVVLTAAGEQNFSVGMNLKELVANLGDPARVDAILDQRLRVLAAVENMDKPWIATLFGNCLGGGLELPLACHFRLAAEEGARIGLPELHLGSVPAWGGSARLARRIGRDRAVDLILRAKTLTGPQALALGLVNEVWPLAELKGRAVDLAQELAAMPRTAVASILRCLVTGEEKTLEESLRDERAAFHATLGTPDMAEGLQAFLEKRPPVFNRG
- a CDS encoding ammonium transporter; this translates as MDSIDPAATAWLLTSTALVLLMTPGLAIFYGGMVRTTGVLNMIMMSFIAIPLVTVTWLLVGYSLAFSGNSLGGVIGDLSHIGMAGIGPDTVHGSVPELLYATFQLSFAIITAALVSGAIADRARFAAWMVFVPLWAVLVYSVVAHWVWAPGGWLFKLGVLDYAGGLVVEIVSGASALALALVLGPRIGFKVDAMRPHNLPFVLLGVGLLWFGWFGFNAGSALAANGAAAAIFLNTLVAGCLGMLGWLSVEQIRDGRPTTFGAASGVVAGLVAITPSCGTVNTLGAAVVGVAAGIVCSFAIGLKFRFGYDDSLDVVGVHFVGGVVGVLLIGFLATAVMTGGPEGLFFGGGLAQLGKQALAMVVVAAYAFAMSFGLAKLIDRIMGFRLSPEDEMAGVDFTQHAETAYAEGVHGHQPLRRPLFGDNRPRSGTADED
- a CDS encoding DUF427 domain-containing protein → MSVRPTPEKPGTGQESVWDYPRPPRLEAFDGRITVELGGQVIASTDSGWRVLETSHPPTYYLPPEAFADGSLRDAPGSSWCEWKGQARYYDLVSQTTIAPKAAWTYPSPTRGFEPIAGAIAVMAAQVDRCTVNGETVLPQPGGFYGGWITSRVVGPFKGIPGSMGW
- a CDS encoding YkvA family protein, with amino-acid sequence MAEQWWMIPVGIAAALVFIWLALGVTLWIAKPDDVGIQDMLRLLPDVLRLLKRLATDPHLPRRIRIVLIVLLAFIASPIDLIPDFIPVLGYADDVIITALVLRWVSRTAGGDALAEHWPGTPDGLAALRRLCGLTDAA